CCGCCCGCTTCGACAACACCACTGGATCGACGGTGAAGCAGGTCTTCACCTCGTGGCAGAGCCAACCGGGGTCGACCTGGGAGGCGGTGGTGGAGCCAATCATGAACCTGCACGGCGCCACCCTGCCCGACGCGGTGGCCGATTTTTGGTTTTCAATGCTACAACCGGCAGCAGCCACCCCCGCCTACCGCGACGGCGCCCTGATGGGAAGTTTGTCCCCCATCGGCTTGAGCAACGGCGGATCGATCAACCTGTGCGGTCCCGACCGCTTCGGGGTGACGATTGCCGCATACACCGGCCTGGGCGCGGCAGGTTTGGCGGGGAGTGGCGGTTCGGGGCGTTGGTATGGCTACGTGCCGGGCCAGCCCTTGATCGCCCCAAGCCCCAACGGCTCTGGAACCACCCTGAACTGGAACAGCGCCACCGGCTACCTGTTGGGATTGGGGCTGGCCACCGACATCAGCAGCCGCACAGGCGGGTACGACGGCACCCTCTACAACGAAAAAAGCGGCCCCTGTCTCGGCTTTGCCGCCGGAGCAAATCCCCAGCCCCCCGCCACCCTCTGCACCGCCACCTGCGGGGTGGCAACCAACAACTCGGGTGGGGGCAGCACGGTGACCACCCACCCCAACGGCGGGTGTTTGATTCATTTGTTGGGTGGGTTTTAGGGGAGATGGGTATTAGTTCGCTGCTTGCTTTGCCCAAACAGAGAGTTGGCGTTGGTAGATGTCGGAATAGATCTTGACGAAGAGTTCCGCCATCGTCCTTGCCCCCACACGACTCAGTTCACGGAAGTCACTGGGCATCCAAGGAAGTAGCAGCCACCCAAACCAATAATTGATTTCATTTGTAGCTTGGTAGCGCTCACGGTTATGGGTGTGTTGTTCCGTTACCTCGGCATGAACATCCCACACAGTTTTTTGCATGCATGGTATGAGGCCAAGGGTTGCACCCGTGACAAAACACAACAAGGAATAGGACTTCTCCTGATTGGAGGAAATGTCGAATTTGAGGATCAAATCGGCAGCAGCCCCTTCCTCAGGGGCAAGGGTAATCGTGCTGAAATATCCGGTTTCCTTTGAAAACTCGACAATTGCCTGGCTGAGTAATTCAAAGCCGGGACCATCTTTGATGTCCTTGTGGTCGATGGTATAGACGATCTGAATGTAAAGGCTCGGTTTCTCACGCCGGTCATCCATGTCAGGCAATTCCAAAGTGTCGTTGAGCGCGTGAGAGGGAAACGCAGCGCATCCCGACACCCCCAACAGCACCAATCCCAACCACCCGAGCCACCGCTCCATCGTCCCCTCCTTGATCTCCAGGGTTGAAAAACAGCCCCTTAGGCCGGCACCTTCCCCTTGCCGATCTTCTCCCAGTGGGCCTGCCCCAGCTCCATCAAATCGCGAACGATCTCGGCGACCGGCTCGACCTTGTTCACCAGCCCCACGCTCTGCCCCGCCATCAGGCTGCCGCCGTCCACATCCCCCTCTTGTACGGCGCGACGCAGCGATCCGGCCCAGAAGTGCTCCATTTCAAGCTGCGCCTCCTCCTTGGCTTTGGTCCCCGCCTTCACCGCTTGCAGCAGTTCGAGTTGCAGGGCGTTGAAGCGCTCGGTCCCCTGGTTCACCAGGGCACGGACCGGAATCACCGGCAGGGCGGGATCGAACTGGCTGGTGGGGACCGCATCGCGGCTCCCGGCGCGGGTCAACGCCCGCTTGAAGTCGGGGTGGGCGGGCGATTCCTCCGCCACGGCAAAGCGGGTGCCGAGCTGCACCCCCGCCGCCCCCATCGCCACGTAGTGGGCCATCATGCGCCCGTCGCCGATGCCACCGGCGACAAACACCGGAATCTCTTCGGGGATGTGGGGCAGGATCTCTTGCACCAACACCGAGGTAGAGACCGGCCCGATGTGCCCCCCCGCCTCGCTCCCCTCGATCACAAAGGCGTCGACCCCCTGGCGGATCATCCGTTTGGCCAGCGCCAGCGCCGGGGCGAAGGCCATCACCTTGCCGCCCCCCTCTTTGATCCGGGCGATGGCATCGCGGGGCGGCAACCCACCGGCCAGCACCACCACCGCCACCCCCTC
This window of the Proteobacteria bacterium CG1_02_64_396 genome carries:
- a CDS encoding 2-nitropropane dioxygenase encodes the protein MMERGRAFLGTNTAIMCGAMTWVSHAPLVIALAKAGAFGVIASGGLNPQQVREQIQAVKAATDAPFGVNLITMDPKLMEHIDVCLDEGVAVVVLAGGLPPRDAIARIKEGGGKVMAFAPALALAKRMIRQGVDAFVIEGSEAGGHIGPVSTSVLVQEILPHIPEEIPVFVAGGIGDGRMMAHYVAMGAAGVQLGTRFAVAEESPAHPDFKRALTRAGSRDAVPTSQFDPALPVIPVRALVNQGTERFNALQLELLQAVKAGTKAKEEAQLEMEHFWAGSLRRAVQEGDVDGGSLMAGQSVGLVNKVEPVAEIVRDLMELGQAHWEKIGKGKVPA